In Limibacter armeniacum, a single window of DNA contains:
- a CDS encoding EboA domain-containing protein, with protein sequence MDFDHYSLKLTQSKECLSQIISSFSTKSNTDWLTLSIHAATFPIIQELRYCMAFSLVSRYFSSTRQPDLNGYAEEFEKLYGCKPVGWSEVQFVRSYLLLILDWEGEVRSCNIVKNLIDTADMMELEAIYKTLPLLPYPSQFVSLAEEGVRTNMTNVFDAITQNNPFPAAYLEENAWNQLVVKSIFTDRPIYRLIGADKRSNTKLSKILIDYVKERWAAHRDVSPELWRFVGEYAPDDFHFLMKKLLSEGSPFEQAAAFLACKDDGSEEAMKLIEKLGVARNNKDVTWDDLGVSFWEQKQIPEGYQQAGSGYAPIDIE encoded by the coding sequence ATGGATTTTGACCATTACTCACTAAAACTTACACAGTCCAAGGAGTGCCTTAGCCAAATCATTTCATCCTTTTCTACCAAATCAAACACTGATTGGCTCACGTTGTCTATTCATGCTGCCACCTTTCCTATTATTCAGGAGCTTCGATACTGTATGGCCTTTTCATTGGTTTCCAGATATTTTTCAAGCACCAGACAGCCAGACCTTAATGGTTATGCGGAAGAGTTTGAGAAGTTGTATGGTTGTAAACCTGTAGGGTGGTCAGAAGTTCAGTTTGTACGATCATACTTACTATTGATACTAGATTGGGAAGGTGAAGTACGATCCTGTAACATCGTAAAAAACTTAATAGATACTGCAGATATGATGGAGTTGGAAGCTATTTATAAGACGCTACCACTTTTACCATACCCATCTCAGTTTGTGTCATTGGCAGAAGAAGGAGTTAGGACAAATATGACCAATGTGTTTGATGCCATTACCCAAAATAACCCATTTCCTGCAGCCTATTTGGAAGAAAATGCTTGGAATCAGCTTGTTGTCAAGTCAATTTTTACCGATAGGCCTATATACCGTTTGATTGGTGCGGATAAGAGAAGCAATACTAAGCTCTCGAAAATATTAATTGATTATGTAAAGGAACGTTGGGCTGCCCATAGAGATGTATCACCTGAATTATGGCGTTTTGTAGGTGAATATGCACCAGATGACTTTCATTTTTTAATGAAAAAACTCTTGAGTGAAGGGTCTCCATTCGAACAAGCTGCTGCTTTCTTGGCATGTAAAGATGACGGCAGTGAAGAGGCAATGAAACTAATTGAGAAGTTGGGAGTAGCAAGAAATAATAAGGATGTAACCTGGGATGACTTGGGTGTCAGTTTT
- a CDS encoding TonB-dependent receptor: MPIQRYFLLTLLVLLCFPLFSQRIKVVDESQAPIEGVIISNGDNNLTTNLGGIVAFKQIDQASTFVFRHLSYHVLKLTYDELVSNNFSVTLKASSINLDEVVIGAKRWEERKSEVPAQVISIGKQDVAFINPQTSADLLAGTGEVFVQKSQMGGGSPMLRGFAANNVLIVVDGVRMNNAIFRSGNLQNVILIDPNTIEKADVVLGPGAVMYGSDALGGVMDFHTVSPMSEKQGLNAEALLRVSSANKERTGFTKLGFTKEKFAWTGTFLYSDFGDLKAGSKFSDKAPDFGKRATYVKRIGDSDVEVTNSDPTVQVGSAYSQWNTMQKFNFSPNDHWQFDYGFYLTSSSNVPRYDRLTETRDGILRFAEWYYGPQLWMMNRFGLQYAQKTNFSDKIRVLLSHQRIDEDRVDRKVNNTAIRRREEDVNVYGVNLDIVKRLSSKGTLYYGAELIYNTVSSKGEVEDIITHEKSPVISRYANRGNSMTSSAVYVNYKQPLMGNKMFLNAGIRYTWVNLFSDFSDKSLIELPYDEVAFSTGALSGALGLVWLPEKSWKWSLNLATGFRAPNIDDAGKFFDPGSDGLVVPNPDLKPVYTYSAEVSGSKLLFEKVRLESTAFYTYLVDAMVRRPFQVNGSDQMIYQDEEVSILALQNTGTAYVSGVSLKLNAELTSWLSFKSSISYAEGKDIENDDPLRHVPPMFGQASLQYKRKWLTIESVLRFSDGFTTDEISRSEWEDKPYLYSEQGALPWQAMDMRFKAAVSNHVTISGGVENILDKHYRPYASGISAAGRNFVLALRSKI, translated from the coding sequence ATGCCAATTCAACGTTACTTTTTACTAACACTTCTTGTGCTACTATGCTTTCCGCTATTTTCTCAAAGGATTAAAGTAGTTGATGAATCACAAGCCCCAATTGAAGGAGTAATTATTTCAAACGGTGATAATAACTTAACCACTAATCTAGGTGGAATTGTAGCGTTCAAACAAATAGATCAAGCGAGTACTTTTGTATTTAGGCACTTGAGCTACCACGTTTTGAAACTTACTTATGATGAATTGGTGTCGAATAACTTTTCTGTTACCCTAAAAGCTTCCTCTATTAATTTGGATGAAGTGGTTATTGGAGCCAAAAGGTGGGAAGAAAGGAAGTCAGAAGTGCCAGCTCAAGTAATTTCAATTGGAAAACAGGATGTGGCATTTATAAACCCACAAACATCAGCGGACCTTTTGGCAGGGACAGGGGAAGTTTTTGTTCAGAAAAGTCAAATGGGAGGAGGTAGTCCAATGTTAAGGGGTTTTGCAGCTAACAATGTCTTGATTGTAGTAGATGGTGTCAGAATGAATAATGCCATTTTCAGAAGTGGAAATTTGCAAAATGTTATCCTTATTGACCCAAATACAATAGAAAAAGCAGATGTCGTTTTGGGGCCTGGTGCTGTAATGTACGGCAGCGATGCATTGGGTGGTGTGATGGACTTTCATACCGTTTCACCTATGTCAGAAAAGCAAGGGTTAAATGCTGAGGCATTATTACGAGTGTCCTCTGCAAACAAAGAGCGGACAGGTTTTACAAAATTAGGGTTTACAAAAGAGAAGTTTGCCTGGACAGGAACCTTCTTATATAGTGATTTTGGAGACTTAAAAGCAGGGAGCAAGTTTTCTGATAAAGCACCAGATTTTGGGAAAAGAGCCACTTACGTTAAACGTATTGGTGATTCGGATGTAGAAGTGACAAATTCAGATCCAACGGTACAAGTAGGTTCTGCATACAGCCAGTGGAATACAATGCAGAAATTCAACTTCTCACCAAATGACCATTGGCAGTTTGATTACGGTTTTTACCTGACCAGTTCCTCGAATGTTCCAAGGTATGACCGACTGACTGAGACAAGAGATGGAATACTTAGGTTCGCAGAATGGTATTACGGACCTCAATTATGGATGATGAACAGGTTTGGTTTACAGTATGCTCAGAAGACAAATTTTTCGGACAAAATAAGAGTTTTACTTTCGCACCAGCGTATAGATGAAGACCGTGTAGATAGAAAAGTAAATAACACAGCTATAAGACGTAGGGAAGAGGATGTCAATGTCTATGGTGTAAACTTGGATATTGTAAAACGACTATCCAGTAAAGGGACTTTGTATTATGGTGCAGAGTTGATATATAATACGGTTTCATCAAAGGGAGAAGTGGAGGATATTATTACACATGAAAAATCTCCTGTAATAAGCCGTTATGCCAATAGGGGGAATTCCATGACATCTTCGGCTGTTTACGTCAATTATAAACAACCTTTGATGGGAAATAAAATGTTTCTGAACGCTGGCATACGATATACTTGGGTAAATCTTTTCAGTGATTTTTCAGATAAATCGCTGATCGAATTACCTTATGATGAGGTTGCTTTTAGTACGGGAGCATTGAGTGGGGCTTTAGGTCTGGTTTGGTTACCTGAAAAGTCTTGGAAGTGGAGCTTGAATTTGGCTACGGGTTTTAGGGCTCCAAATATTGATGATGCAGGTAAATTTTTTGATCCAGGTTCAGATGGTTTAGTGGTTCCCAATCCTGATCTAAAACCTGTATATACTTATTCTGCAGAGGTAAGTGGTTCTAAATTACTTTTTGAAAAGGTAAGACTGGAGAGCACGGCTTTTTATACTTATTTGGTTGATGCGATGGTTAGAAGACCATTTCAAGTGAACGGAAGTGACCAAATGATTTACCAAGATGAAGAGGTTTCCATATTGGCACTTCAGAATACAGGTACAGCTTATGTAAGTGGCGTTTCGTTAAAGTTGAATGCGGAACTGACCTCTTGGTTAAGTTTCAAGTCATCTATTAGTTATGCAGAAGGGAAAGATATCGAAAACGATGATCCATTGAGGCATGTACCCCCAATGTTTGGACAAGCAAGTCTTCAGTATAAAAGGAAGTGGTTAACTATTGAGTCAGTACTCAGATTTAGTGATGGTTTTACTACTGACGAAATATCAAGGTCAGAATGGGAGGACAAACCTTATTTATACTCGGAGCAAGGTGCTTTACCTTGGCAGGCAATGGATATGAGATTTAAGGCAGCAGTATCCAACCACGTAACAATTAGTGGAGGTGTTGAAAATATACTGGACAAGCATTATAGACCTTACGCTTCAGGAATTAGTGCAGCAGGTCGTAATTTCGTGTTAGCGTTGAGAAGCAAAATATAG
- a CDS encoding glycosyltransferase family 2 protein — protein sequence MEILFWLALAVVVYTYLGYGFLLFGLVKLKRMIKGKSSPPTITEYPEVTLVVAAYNEEDFIREKIENSLTLDYPADKINFLFVTDGSDDETMDIIREYPEITLYHKPERAGKIAAVNRIMPYVTSPITIFSDANTILNTDVIKNIVRHYEDKNVGGVAGEKRILKLDSDNASGAGEGFYWRYESTLKKWDSELNSVIGAAGELFSVRTELYETVNTNILIEDFYMSLKIAMQGYRFVYEPDAYACETASVNVKEELKRKVRISAGGLQAIMLLYPLLNIFKFGILSFQYMSHRAMRWTLAPISMGLLFISNFWLAWHYQGFYDWVFGAQLLFYALVLIGKSIEDSKIRYKVFFIPYYFFMMNYSVLLGLVRLVKGKQTVIWEKAERRVNT from the coding sequence ATGGAAATCTTGTTTTGGTTGGCACTTGCCGTAGTTGTATATACCTATCTTGGGTATGGTTTCTTACTGTTTGGACTTGTCAAGTTAAAAAGAATGATCAAGGGAAAGAGCAGTCCACCAACCATTACGGAGTATCCTGAGGTAACACTTGTTGTGGCAGCTTATAACGAAGAAGACTTTATCAGAGAAAAGATAGAGAACAGCTTGACGTTGGATTACCCTGCTGACAAGATCAATTTTCTATTTGTAACGGACGGTTCTGATGATGAAACGATGGATATTATTCGTGAATATCCTGAGATTACGCTTTACCACAAGCCTGAGAGAGCAGGTAAGATTGCAGCGGTCAATAGAATTATGCCTTATGTAACATCGCCAATTACGATTTTCTCTGACGCCAATACAATTCTGAATACCGATGTAATCAAGAATATAGTCAGGCATTATGAGGATAAAAATGTAGGAGGAGTAGCAGGAGAAAAGAGAATCTTGAAATTGGACTCCGATAATGCCAGTGGTGCAGGTGAAGGGTTTTACTGGAGGTATGAATCTACTTTGAAGAAATGGGATTCAGAACTAAATAGTGTGATTGGAGCAGCTGGTGAGCTTTTCTCTGTCAGGACAGAATTGTATGAGACAGTTAACACCAATATCCTGATTGAGGACTTTTACATGTCTCTGAAAATCGCCATGCAGGGGTACAGGTTTGTATATGAGCCTGATGCATATGCATGTGAAACAGCTTCAGTAAATGTAAAGGAAGAGCTGAAACGTAAAGTGCGTATTTCAGCGGGTGGTTTACAGGCAATTATGTTGCTATATCCCTTGTTGAATATATTTAAGTTTGGTATACTTTCATTTCAGTATATGTCGCATAGGGCAATGCGTTGGACATTGGCACCGATCTCGATGGGATTGCTGTTTATCAGTAATTTCTGGTTGGCTTGGCACTATCAAGGATTCTATGATTGGGTATTTGGCGCACAGCTTCTGTTTTATGCTTTAGTCTTAATAGGGAAGAGTATCGAAGATTCTAAAATCAGGTATAAGGTGTTTTTTATACCGTACTATTTCTTTATGATGAACTATAGCGTTTTGTTGGGGCTGGTTCGGTTAGTTAAAGGAAAGCAGACTGTGATTTGGGAAAAAGCGGAACGAAGAGTCAATACATAA
- a CDS encoding glycosyltransferase family 2 protein, whose amino-acid sequence MSRKEDYPLVSIITVNYRQAAETLKMLKTIADSGYPNLEVIVVDNGALSDKTVAYREAYPDARVIVCKRNLGFAGGNNLGIKAASGKYLYFLNNDTALTSSSIMPLVEEFEKDESLGAASPKIRYYYTPEIIQYAGFSPIHPYTGRNKAIGKNQKDNKEYDCIMPTYSTHGAAMMVSREVIEKVGMMHEGFFLYYEELDWCAAIRRAGFEIRYIGDALVYHKESASTGKQSPLKSYYMTRNRILFMKRNFALPQFILFYTYFTFTVLPKELLKNTVKARFNNLKAVVNGFLDGLWRPA is encoded by the coding sequence ATGTCAAGAAAAGAAGACTACCCACTTGTATCCATTATTACAGTCAATTACAGGCAGGCTGCCGAAACATTGAAAATGCTAAAAACCATAGCAGATTCAGGTTATCCAAACCTTGAGGTAATTGTGGTGGATAATGGTGCGCTCTCTGACAAGACAGTTGCTTACAGGGAAGCATATCCTGACGCAAGAGTGATAGTTTGTAAAAGGAACTTAGGGTTCGCAGGAGGAAATAATCTGGGAATCAAGGCTGCAAGTGGTAAGTACTTGTATTTTCTGAACAATGATACGGCACTGACTTCATCTTCGATAATGCCATTGGTTGAGGAGTTTGAGAAGGATGAAAGTTTAGGTGCAGCAAGTCCCAAGATTAGGTACTATTATACACCTGAAATAATTCAATATGCTGGCTTTTCACCTATTCACCCTTATACTGGAAGAAATAAGGCTATAGGCAAGAACCAAAAAGACAATAAAGAGTATGATTGCATCATGCCAACCTATTCGACACATGGAGCGGCCATGATGGTGTCTCGTGAAGTAATAGAAAAAGTGGGAATGATGCATGAGGGTTTTTTCCTGTATTATGAGGAACTGGATTGGTGTGCTGCCATACGGAGAGCTGGATTTGAGATTCGCTATATTGGAGATGCATTAGTTTATCATAAAGAATCTGCCTCAACAGGAAAGCAAAGTCCTTTGAAGTCATATTACATGACCAGGAATAGAATCCTTTTTATGAAGCGGAATTTTGCCTTGCCCCAGTTTATCCTTTTTTACACATACTTCACTTTTACAGTCTTACCTAAAGAACTATTGAAAAATACAGTCAAAGCCCGGTTTAATAACCTGAAAGCTGTTGTGAATGGCTTTCTTGATGGTCTTTGGCGTCCTGCCTAA
- a CDS encoding glycosyltransferase: MNPFSETPIVMQALPRWDGLYASTSLKVAQELSRNRIVFYVDHPFTWKDSFTAKYNRQLIYRKNLWKKGNLAHHPFEEYPNLINICPKPIPSINFLPEGAVYNQCRALNNNIVWAYIDKVLDQYGISEFIYINSFDPVYSQIRTDKDVVMRVYHCVDHTPGERYIARHGTIAEREFVRKADFVVSTSKQISKRLRKWNQKCYTVENAADFAFFVNNAEPIPEDIANIKHPRVVYVGNIGLRIDYLLLEVAAKKLPDFQFVFVGPVDEREFKGAELKKLPNVHFLGRRPYKEVPAYMNAGDICMIPFECTEYTKHIYPLKINEYLSLGKPVVTSQFADLSDFDDVILRYKDVDEFVQKVQQGLAACTEEDTHKRKIFAAGNTWEKRIEQWKEILKAEEETVRWNIRND, from the coding sequence ATGAATCCATTCTCAGAAACCCCCATTGTGATGCAGGCATTGCCAAGGTGGGATGGACTATATGCGTCAACATCCTTAAAGGTAGCCCAAGAACTATCTCGGAACAGAATTGTCTTTTATGTAGACCACCCATTCACTTGGAAAGACTCCTTTACGGCCAAATACAACCGACAATTGATATACAGGAAAAACCTATGGAAAAAGGGGAATTTGGCACACCATCCTTTCGAGGAATATCCAAACCTGATTAATATATGTCCTAAACCAATTCCGTCTATCAATTTCTTACCTGAAGGGGCTGTATATAACCAATGTAGAGCCTTGAATAATAACATTGTATGGGCATATATCGATAAGGTTTTAGACCAATATGGAATCTCCGAGTTTATTTACATTAATTCTTTTGACCCTGTTTATTCTCAGATCCGGACAGATAAGGATGTTGTAATGAGGGTATATCATTGTGTAGATCATACTCCTGGCGAAAGGTACATTGCAAGGCATGGGACTATTGCTGAAAGGGAATTTGTAAGAAAAGCGGATTTTGTGGTTTCAACATCCAAGCAGATTTCCAAAAGGCTTAGAAAGTGGAACCAGAAATGTTATACCGTAGAGAATGCTGCTGACTTTGCATTTTTTGTCAATAATGCAGAGCCGATTCCTGAAGACATTGCCAATATCAAACATCCAAGAGTGGTATATGTAGGTAATATTGGACTCAGGATAGACTATTTGCTGCTGGAAGTAGCAGCCAAGAAACTTCCAGATTTTCAGTTTGTGTTTGTTGGACCAGTTGATGAGAGGGAGTTTAAGGGTGCAGAACTCAAGAAATTACCGAATGTACATTTCCTCGGACGAAGACCCTACAAGGAAGTTCCTGCTTATATGAATGCAGGTGATATCTGCATGATCCCATTTGAATGTACAGAGTATACCAAGCACATCTATCCACTCAAAATCAATGAATACCTATCCTTAGGCAAACCAGTCGTTACAAGCCAATTTGCAGATCTGAGTGATTTTGATGATGTGATACTCAGGTACAAAGATGTAGATGAGTTTGTTCAAAAAGTACAACAAGGTTTGGCAGCCTGTACAGAGGAAGATACTCACAAGAGAAAAATATTTGCAGCAGGCAATACTTGGGAAAAGCGCATTGAGCAGTGGAAAGAAATCCTGAAGGCAGAGGAAGAAACTGTCAGGTGGAATATTCGAAACGACTGA
- a CDS encoding SAM-dependent methyltransferase: MTTSTQSFRINQLPAPEVQKVERIKFDFGKSQLRTGKMMKRFPKLGKLVYNVFGYTNIGNYARAQVLTKLLNKLPLTSFQKVLDLGCGYGEFSFMVAEKLKNLKVTALDIDSKRIEKVRDARKEMELDNVEVFEGKIDSYPEDEHFDLIFSVDVFEHIYVEQMPFKDCFQKLKPGGYLLVKMPNITQETILPHKFFKDHNEWLDDEHVGQVLNLEGLVRKFASAGFEVKYAANSDGKWARAAWEIGYFSLKAGPVVQLAFLPLCKALIHIDKFFDNSEQGNAIQVIGRKPYKKLLD, translated from the coding sequence ATGACTACATCTACACAGAGTTTCAGAATCAATCAACTGCCTGCTCCAGAAGTGCAGAAAGTCGAGCGGATCAAATTCGATTTCGGCAAGTCACAGTTGCGCACAGGCAAGATGATGAAAAGGTTCCCAAAATTGGGAAAACTAGTTTACAACGTATTCGGATATACCAATATCGGCAATTATGCAAGAGCACAGGTACTAACCAAGTTGCTTAACAAGTTACCACTGACAAGTTTCCAGAAGGTGTTGGATCTTGGTTGTGGGTATGGCGAATTCTCTTTTATGGTAGCAGAAAAGCTAAAGAACTTGAAAGTTACTGCGCTAGATATTGATTCAAAAAGAATTGAAAAAGTAAGGGATGCCCGCAAGGAAATGGAGCTTGACAATGTGGAAGTCTTTGAAGGAAAGATCGATTCTTACCCAGAAGATGAACACTTTGACCTGATTTTCTCAGTTGATGTATTCGAGCATATCTATGTGGAGCAGATGCCGTTCAAGGATTGTTTCCAGAAACTGAAGCCTGGTGGCTATTTGTTAGTGAAGATGCCTAACATTACACAGGAGACAATCCTTCCACACAAGTTCTTCAAAGATCATAACGAATGGCTTGACGATGAACATGTTGGTCAGGTGCTTAACCTTGAAGGTTTAGTAAGAAAATTTGCCTCAGCAGGTTTTGAGGTAAAGTATGCCGCCAACTCTGATGGCAAGTGGGCTAGAGCAGCATGGGAAATAGGGTATTTTTCCCTTAAGGCAGGGCCTGTCGTTCAACTGGCATTTTTACCACTCTGTAAAGCACTTATCCATATTGATAAGTTCTTTGATAATTCCGAACAAGGGAATGCCATTCAAGTAATCGGCAGAAAGCCATATAAAAAACTATTGGATTAA
- a CDS encoding glycosyltransferase family 2 protein, with protein MEQKDLITVNKKNKHMTLNFTSKIPKVSIIIPSHNRIDSLKELLDSILETMEHVCPFEVIVVCDGCVDGSEEMVKKVAQKHPEIKCIAKKGEGPAKARNVGVRSSRGDIIAFTDDDCLVTKEWLKQIVEHFDKTEAVGLQGRTSTDRKSCTPLTHQIDNEHGSDAFPTCNVAIKKDAFWQVGGFDESFPYAHNEDADLAWRLEKIGKLLFVPSMQVIHPPRKEKLSKLMKRMEILESEFLLYYKDKDAYKSKRATNPWVNIYGKMFFKHIPLSLKSRIKYMNRPVVFAQGVLINLSWWASLIYLFPKFRQADKRYKALVKNTKAKKSGVGQLIPKVIRR; from the coding sequence ATGGAACAAAAGGATTTGATTACTGTGAACAAAAAGAATAAGCATATGACCCTGAACTTTACAAGCAAGATTCCAAAGGTTTCGATCATCATTCCTTCGCACAATCGGATTGATTCTTTGAAAGAATTGCTGGATTCAATTTTGGAAACCATGGAACACGTCTGTCCTTTTGAAGTAATAGTAGTTTGTGATGGTTGTGTTGATGGCTCAGAAGAAATGGTGAAGAAAGTTGCCCAAAAGCATCCTGAAATAAAATGTATAGCAAAGAAGGGAGAAGGCCCTGCCAAAGCTAGAAATGTAGGTGTGAGATCTTCTAGAGGAGATATTATAGCATTTACTGATGATGACTGTTTGGTGACGAAAGAATGGCTGAAACAAATTGTAGAGCACTTTGACAAAACTGAAGCTGTTGGTTTGCAAGGGCGTACTTCTACTGATAGGAAGTCCTGTACACCTCTTACGCACCAGATCGATAATGAACATGGAAGTGATGCATTTCCGACTTGTAATGTAGCCATAAAGAAAGATGCTTTCTGGCAGGTTGGAGGTTTTGACGAATCATTTCCTTATGCACATAATGAAGATGCGGATCTTGCTTGGCGATTGGAAAAAATAGGAAAGCTATTGTTTGTTCCAAGTATGCAGGTCATCCATCCACCAAGAAAAGAGAAGCTTTCCAAGCTGATGAAGCGGATGGAGATTTTGGAAAGTGAGTTCCTGCTTTATTATAAAGACAAGGATGCCTATAAAAGCAAAAGAGCCACTAATCCTTGGGTGAATATTTATGGTAAAATGTTTTTCAAGCATATTCCACTTTCACTCAAGTCACGCATAAAATATATGAATCGTCCTGTGGTATTTGCTCAGGGTGTATTGATTAACCTATCATGGTGGGCATCTCTGATCTACCTTTTCCCTAAGTTCAGACAGGCAGACAAACGCTATAAGGCATTAGTGAAAAACACAAAGGCTAAGAAGAGTGGAGTCGGTCAGTTAATCCCTAAAGTAATCAGAAGATAA
- a CDS encoding lipopolysaccharide biosynthesis protein → MPSLKKVIWALLNNVVDLMIGIGLLVIVTRFYSTDDAGKWILFTTIFFLITRIREGAIQTALNKSGSGVSEERRYDVYKLNLSVNLGLEIVVSLIIYLLGWLGIPGSLKEFFLLYPLGAIPWAIYRWQVYAHLLTHEVVTIFRGNILVFLVLVITTGLIFYEKAPVENLVYVLAFAGTAGSLYGVGAIGFRKLWKATIRKEDVKVIMHYGGHGALRGFTGNIANRINVFLTAGLLTMTDTAIYGVAQKYIHLILMPNSAIQSLIFPKFCEAANLGQKDVLRELFEKTVSSLMGFFLIIIIVVAVLAYEVVPLVNGPQYIQSIPLILAILMMSSITAPFGNAFGSCINAIGKPEVNTYLLIVVSIVNIIASYIFISNFGLWGTILGPFVAEAVSLIWTSVILKREVQISYKKCFSLVPVSYKVAIHKANNAYNDYIGKKR, encoded by the coding sequence ATGCCTTCATTGAAGAAAGTTATCTGGGCACTGCTCAATAATGTGGTTGACTTAATGATTGGAATCGGGTTACTGGTCATTGTAACTAGATTTTATTCAACAGATGATGCAGGGAAATGGATTTTATTCACCACCATCTTTTTCCTGATCACAAGAATTAGAGAAGGAGCCATACAGACGGCTCTGAATAAGTCAGGAAGTGGTGTGTCAGAAGAGAGAAGATATGATGTATATAAGTTAAATCTATCTGTCAATCTTGGTTTGGAGATAGTGGTTTCTCTAATCATCTATTTGCTCGGATGGTTGGGAATCCCCGGTTCTTTGAAAGAGTTTTTCCTGCTTTATCCTTTAGGGGCAATCCCTTGGGCAATTTACAGGTGGCAAGTGTATGCTCACCTTTTGACCCATGAAGTTGTAACCATTTTCAGAGGGAATATTCTGGTATTCTTGGTATTGGTAATAACAACAGGATTGATCTTTTATGAAAAGGCACCAGTTGAAAATTTGGTGTATGTCTTGGCATTTGCAGGAACAGCAGGGAGTCTTTATGGAGTAGGAGCCATAGGTTTTAGGAAACTTTGGAAGGCGACAATTCGAAAAGAGGATGTCAAGGTAATTATGCACTATGGAGGTCATGGTGCCTTAAGAGGCTTTACTGGAAATATAGCCAACCGGATCAATGTCTTTTTGACTGCAGGTCTGTTGACCATGACCGATACTGCTATATATGGTGTAGCACAAAAATATATTCATTTGATTCTGATGCCTAATAGCGCTATTCAGAGTCTGATCTTTCCCAAGTTTTGTGAAGCTGCCAACTTGGGTCAGAAAGATGTTCTAAGGGAATTGTTTGAAAAAACGGTCTCCTCGTTAATGGGCTTTTTCTTGATCATTATCATTGTAGTGGCAGTTTTAGCATATGAGGTGGTCCCTTTGGTCAATGGGCCCCAATACATACAGTCGATTCCACTCATACTAGCCATCCTGATGATGTCCTCCATCACGGCACCCTTTGGAAATGCATTCGGCAGCTGTATCAATGCAATCGGAAAACCAGAAGTGAACACTTATCTGCTGATAGTAGTCAGTATCGTCAATATTATCGCCTCATATATTTTTATCAGCAACTTTGGTCTTTGGGGTACTATTCTAGGGCCTTTCGTCGCAGAAGCAGTCAGTTTGATATGGACTTCTGTTATCCTGAAAAGAGAAGTGCAGATTAGTTACAAGAAGTGTTTTTCACTTGTACCTGTCAGTTACAAGGTCGCCATTCATAAAGCCAACAACGCTTATAATGACTACATAGGCAAAAAGCGATAG